One genomic segment of Paraburkholderia caffeinilytica includes these proteins:
- a CDS encoding glycosyltransferase encodes MEQDYVLIVEPNLTGHRWRYVEWTMQACTEAGYPCILATESANEDHRLARQIVAANRADLQIAFVDPEERPRGLLRGSNQYSRFHRYFKHVHRIVSHAQPIRLVVVPYADYFFYALPFLGSPFRNTPWIGITMRSTFHHHKVGIKSPDRPIVNAVKALLFKRAIRSAGLRTLLTIDPTLPEWSAHNASKDSAAVAYVADPFPDERAENPLLARERLGLDPTQRYLLVYGSITERKGIYELVHALARLEHAPTLIVAGEQDAGTRHFMRNHVRSLTPAPLVLDSFIANDVERDLFSACDAVWLGYKGHYGMSGVLVQAYRFGKPVIATEDGLIGWFSRRCELGPILKDLSSASIGKAITETMTSWPHEPQAVPAAREDLLSRHTLGQFKQTLLQQMA; translated from the coding sequence ATGGAACAAGACTACGTCCTGATTGTGGAACCCAACCTCACTGGTCATCGCTGGCGCTATGTCGAATGGACCATGCAGGCCTGCACGGAAGCGGGCTATCCCTGCATCCTCGCAACGGAATCCGCCAACGAAGACCATCGGCTCGCCAGACAGATCGTCGCCGCGAACCGCGCGGATCTGCAGATCGCGTTCGTCGATCCCGAGGAGCGGCCGCGCGGACTGCTGCGCGGGTCGAACCAGTACTCGCGCTTTCACCGCTATTTCAAGCACGTGCATCGAATCGTCAGCCACGCGCAGCCGATCAGGCTGGTGGTCGTGCCCTATGCGGATTACTTCTTCTATGCCTTGCCGTTTCTCGGCTCGCCGTTTCGCAACACACCCTGGATCGGCATCACGATGCGCTCGACCTTCCATCATCACAAGGTCGGCATCAAGTCGCCGGATCGACCGATCGTGAATGCGGTCAAAGCGCTGCTTTTCAAGCGCGCGATTCGCTCCGCCGGGCTGCGCACCTTGCTGACGATCGACCCGACGCTGCCGGAATGGTCCGCGCACAATGCCTCTAAAGACAGCGCGGCCGTCGCCTATGTCGCGGACCCGTTTCCGGACGAGCGCGCGGAAAATCCGCTGCTGGCCCGTGAGCGTCTCGGACTGGACCCCACGCAGCGTTATCTGCTGGTGTACGGCTCGATCACCGAACGCAAGGGCATCTACGAGCTGGTCCACGCGCTGGCGCGTCTTGAGCACGCACCCACGCTGATCGTCGCGGGTGAGCAGGATGCGGGCACGCGCCATTTCATGCGCAATCATGTGCGCAGCCTCACGCCCGCGCCGCTGGTGCTGGACTCGTTCATCGCGAACGACGTCGAGCGTGATCTGTTCTCCGCCTGCGACGCAGTCTGGCTAGGCTACAAGGGACACTACGGCATGAGCGGCGTACTCGTGCAGGCGTATCGCTTCGGCAAGCCCGTGATTGCAACGGAGGACGGACTGATCGGCTGGTTCAGCCGGCGCTGCGAACTGGGACCGATTCTGAAGGACCTGAGCTCCGCCTCGATCGGCAAGGCGATCACCGAAACCATGACCTCGTGGCCGCACGAACCCCAGGCCGTTCCGGCTGCTCGCGAAGATCTGCTGTCACGGCATACGCTCGGACAATTCAAGCAGACCTTGCTTCAGCAGATGGCCTGA
- a CDS encoding glycosyltransferase codes for MKILHLLASIDPRAGGPVEGVRRSGAAMQDAGHEIEVATCDAPGDTCLAAFPFPAHAFGPVNSRYSYSAQLAPWLAANANRFDAVIVHGLWQYHSLAAWKALRRSAVPYYVYVHGMLDPWFKQAYPLKHLKKWLYWPWAEYRVLRDARAVIFTTEEECARARQSFWLYRAHERIVPYGTTVPPLDAAPLREAFLHAVPGLRGKRIVLFLGRVHAKKGCDLLIDAFARVAGRDPSLHLVIAGPDETGWIASLRAQAQAGGIAHRISLPGMLQGDLKWGAFHASDVFVLPSHQENFGVAVAEALGCGLPALISDKVNVWREIEADGAGMVAPDTVDGTEKNLVRWLELDDTARAAMRAQAARTFEARFRIETMVSALTTLLETKGSSSETRGNTLATLREATTQPGR; via the coding sequence ATGAAAATTCTCCATCTGCTTGCAAGCATCGATCCACGCGCGGGCGGCCCGGTCGAGGGCGTTCGTCGCAGCGGTGCGGCGATGCAGGACGCCGGGCACGAAATCGAAGTCGCCACCTGCGATGCGCCCGGCGACACCTGCCTCGCAGCCTTTCCGTTTCCGGCGCACGCGTTCGGCCCGGTCAACAGCCGCTATAGCTATAGCGCGCAACTCGCGCCGTGGCTCGCCGCCAACGCCAATCGCTTCGATGCGGTCATCGTGCACGGCTTGTGGCAGTACCACAGCTTGGCGGCGTGGAAAGCGCTGCGCCGCAGCGCCGTGCCCTACTACGTGTACGTGCATGGCATGCTCGACCCGTGGTTCAAACAGGCCTACCCGCTCAAGCATCTGAAGAAGTGGCTGTACTGGCCGTGGGCCGAATACCGGGTACTGCGCGACGCACGCGCCGTCATCTTCACGACGGAGGAAGAGTGCGCGCGTGCCCGTCAATCGTTCTGGCTGTACCGGGCGCATGAGCGGATCGTGCCGTACGGCACGACCGTGCCGCCGCTCGACGCAGCACCCCTGCGTGAAGCGTTCCTGCACGCCGTGCCTGGCTTGCGCGGCAAACGCATCGTGCTGTTTCTCGGCCGCGTGCACGCGAAAAAAGGCTGCGATCTGCTGATCGATGCGTTCGCGCGCGTCGCCGGCCGCGATCCGTCGCTGCATCTCGTGATCGCCGGTCCCGACGAGACCGGCTGGATAGCCAGTTTGCGCGCCCAGGCACAGGCGGGCGGCATCGCGCACCGCATCAGCCTGCCGGGCATGCTGCAGGGCGATCTCAAGTGGGGCGCGTTCCACGCAAGCGACGTGTTCGTTCTGCCCTCGCATCAGGAGAACTTCGGCGTAGCGGTTGCCGAAGCGCTCGGCTGCGGACTGCCGGCGCTGATCTCCGACAAGGTCAACGTGTGGCGCGAGATCGAAGCGGACGGTGCGGGGATGGTGGCCCCCGACACGGTGGACGGTACGGAAAAGAATCTCGTGCGCTGGCTCGAACTCGACGACACCGCGCGCGCCGCCATGCGCGCTCAGGCAGCGCGCACTTTCGAGGCGCGCTTCCGGATCGAAACCATGGTCAGCGCGTTGACCACGCTGCTGGAAACGAAAGGCAGCAGCAGCGAAACGCGCGGAAATACGCTCGCCACGTTGCGCGAAGCCACGACTCAACCTGGCCGGTAA
- a CDS encoding glycosyltransferase, with product MRVLHLVLAPRLSGAEVLAKDLAIDQNAEGMAVCVASLLPAHAEFLPLQEELQRHGVQCWFPSRRRRLAGKLSTLFVMVRRFRPDVIFAHATIPSFYARALPLRVPVVYVMHSATNDFERPLFRRVEHILSGRARVVISVSQQGMTDYVQAIGPHPSMIVVPNGVDLGRFAFTDGAGQSGRAPQVVQIGRYASVKNQLLTVRAFGQVLEQVTDARLVLHGVVEDPDYQRTVIGLVQKLGIAHRVVVAGPRTDVASVLSESSVFVMPSRSEGHSVAFLEALASGIPIVASKIPSFAFANGFPGVQLVDTDDVPCYADAVVVALGQARAQRSLAGLTLSDTAARYRAIAHQVSSRHLAVPAR from the coding sequence ATGCGCGTCTTACATCTGGTTCTGGCGCCGCGGTTGTCGGGCGCGGAAGTCCTCGCCAAGGATCTCGCGATCGATCAGAACGCCGAAGGCATGGCCGTGTGCGTGGCCTCGCTGTTGCCCGCGCACGCCGAATTCCTGCCCTTGCAGGAGGAACTGCAGCGGCACGGCGTGCAGTGCTGGTTTCCGTCACGGCGCAGGCGACTCGCCGGCAAACTGTCGACTTTGTTCGTCATGGTGCGGCGATTTCGCCCGGACGTGATTTTCGCGCACGCCACGATCCCTTCGTTTTATGCGCGGGCGCTGCCGCTGCGGGTGCCGGTCGTCTACGTCATGCATTCGGCGACCAACGATTTCGAGCGGCCGCTGTTCCGGCGCGTCGAGCACATCCTGTCGGGACGTGCCCGCGTGGTGATCAGCGTATCGCAGCAAGGCATGACCGACTACGTGCAGGCCATCGGGCCGCATCCTTCCATGATCGTGGTGCCCAACGGAGTCGACCTCGGCCGCTTTGCGTTTACCGACGGCGCCGGGCAGAGCGGCCGGGCGCCCCAGGTCGTGCAGATCGGGCGGTATGCGTCGGTGAAGAATCAGCTTCTGACGGTGCGCGCTTTCGGGCAGGTGCTCGAGCAGGTGACGGACGCGCGTCTCGTGCTGCACGGCGTGGTTGAAGATCCGGATTACCAGCGCACCGTCATTGGCCTCGTGCAGAAACTGGGGATCGCGCACCGCGTTGTGGTGGCCGGCCCGCGCACCGATGTGGCGAGCGTGCTGTCGGAGTCGAGCGTGTTCGTCATGCCCTCGCGCTCCGAGGGACACAGCGTGGCGTTTCTGGAAGCGTTGGCCTCCGGTATTCCGATCGTCGCGAGCAAGATTCCGTCGTTTGCTTTCGCGAACGGCTTTCCCGGTGTGCAGCTGGTCGATACGGACGATGTGCCGTGCTACGCGGATGCCGTGGTCGTGGCGCTAGGTCAGGCACGGGCGCAACGCTCGCTGGCCGGTCTGACGCTCAGTGACACGGCTGCCCGCTATCGGGCGATCGCGCATCAGGTCAGCAGTCGTCATCTCGCCGTGCCGGCCCGCTAG
- a CDS encoding O-antigen ligase family protein, with translation MRHQYATPWIWVFLLPLALDYKAPDANVGHFVQFVFVIPVIAAGLALVLIAPRVHNGSRLRSVVTFSVLLCVLGSIVAQLVQDNDTGNYLRVLLPFVLFLLGYLVACRPWSEYRISQFEKAVFVSNVICLLFTFVYGVATSGDLEDARFRIISVTLLGLQAVLLHEFVVAKRFSFFTIGVFAVSVIIELLSVTRSLMIGTVLLFLIAMALSAPSIQLVWRTAARSVMTGAVLAGVVGIVAVTFPTVTEHWTQRIFASEETVTGKDPTTITRLAEMRDQYDQVTASPETLLFGEGYGHYYRYSPVYLPDLAGQISEKDFYAINEWPAGHNFWVYQLFAGGLLFGIAMPLATLAALAICFFSYRYWRVVVPDAPMLPVLGRAIMLFAALPATSIGGNPLGPRFSGLIFGLALGLMIATHARLQRALPARVRRPPTVPARLHPAAMPELPGRIQPGTGRADLATILGMSHAATAAPGSSQFGALMSHTTPTRGPDRPPNRRPN, from the coding sequence ATGCGCCATCAGTACGCAACGCCCTGGATATGGGTTTTTCTGCTACCGCTTGCGCTGGACTATAAAGCGCCCGACGCCAACGTAGGCCACTTCGTCCAGTTCGTATTCGTCATCCCGGTGATCGCCGCGGGACTCGCTCTCGTCCTGATCGCACCACGCGTTCACAACGGCTCGCGGCTGCGCTCGGTGGTCACTTTCAGCGTGCTGCTGTGCGTGCTCGGCAGCATCGTTGCCCAGCTTGTTCAGGATAACGACACCGGCAACTATCTGCGCGTTCTCCTGCCGTTCGTGCTGTTTTTGCTGGGCTACCTCGTGGCTTGCCGTCCCTGGAGCGAATACAGAATCTCGCAGTTCGAGAAAGCCGTGTTCGTCTCCAACGTGATCTGCCTCCTGTTCACTTTCGTCTATGGCGTGGCCACCAGCGGCGATCTCGAGGATGCGCGCTTTCGCATCATCTCCGTGACCTTGCTGGGGTTGCAAGCCGTGCTACTGCACGAATTCGTCGTCGCCAAACGTTTTTCGTTTTTCACCATTGGCGTGTTCGCGGTCAGCGTGATCATCGAGTTGCTGAGTGTGACGCGCAGTTTGATGATCGGCACAGTCCTGCTGTTCCTGATCGCGATGGCACTGAGCGCGCCGTCGATCCAGCTCGTCTGGCGCACGGCCGCCCGCAGCGTGATGACCGGCGCGGTGCTGGCCGGCGTGGTCGGCATCGTGGCCGTGACTTTTCCAACCGTCACCGAGCACTGGACGCAGCGTATTTTCGCGTCTGAAGAAACCGTCACCGGCAAGGATCCAACCACGATCACCCGTCTCGCCGAGATGCGCGATCAGTACGATCAGGTGACGGCGTCGCCCGAAACGCTGCTGTTCGGCGAGGGCTACGGGCACTACTACCGCTACTCCCCCGTTTACCTGCCGGACCTCGCCGGCCAGATCAGCGAGAAAGACTTTTACGCGATCAACGAATGGCCAGCGGGTCACAATTTCTGGGTCTATCAGCTTTTCGCGGGCGGACTGCTGTTCGGTATCGCCATGCCTTTGGCGACCCTGGCCGCGCTGGCAATCTGCTTTTTCTCGTACCGCTACTGGCGCGTGGTGGTTCCCGACGCCCCCATGCTTCCGGTGCTAGGCCGCGCCATCATGCTGTTCGCCGCGCTGCCGGCTACGTCGATCGGTGGCAATCCGCTCGGGCCGCGCTTCTCAGGGCTGATATTCGGCCTGGCCCTCGGCCTGATGATCGCCACGCACGCGCGATTGCAGCGCGCACTACCGGCGCGGGTAAGGCGCCCGCCCACCGTCCCTGCGCGTTTGCACCCGGCCGCCATGCCTGAATTGCCGGGCCGAATCCAACCCGGCACGGGCCGCGCGGATCTCGCGACGATCCTCGGCATGTCGCACGCGGCAACCGCCGCGCCCGGCTCCAGCCAGTTCGGCGCCCTCATGTCGCACACCACGCCGACGCGAGGCCCCGATCGACCGCCCAATCGACGGCCCAATTGA
- a CDS encoding acyltransferase family protein: protein MKLFGGARSVTAGRAVELDFVRGIAIIMVMGFHFHAVHTGNFLIEIIEYPLKNFGREGVNLFFTLSGFLVGGLLLRQYAETGNVDAKRFIVRRIFRIWPAYYVLIAFHVLAGRHPWNTFLIQNLTHLQNYLGTSITQTWSLAVEEHFYLVLPALLLLFARWRLGAWTIVGVLTGICAVVLTARCFAVAGGNLEGAFAYTQYRIDSLLVGVILSAIYWMKPGVYHQLAKRKWLLIASVVLLCAWLGLATKHIALDESIGYTIQALGFAALIVFVLEYSGSFRTSWVYRGIAWIGLYSYGIYLWHSLALAPGDLVIRKATAMGLAPSLIWIVALIAQFAFAIAIGYVTTRAIEYPFLLMRNALFPAKRNSSVRQEVPVAGGQLS from the coding sequence ATGAAATTATTCGGCGGGGCGAGATCCGTAACAGCCGGGCGAGCCGTCGAGCTGGATTTCGTGCGCGGCATCGCCATTATCATGGTGATGGGGTTTCACTTTCATGCCGTTCATACCGGCAACTTCCTGATCGAGATCATCGAATACCCACTGAAGAATTTCGGGCGGGAAGGTGTCAATCTGTTCTTTACGCTGAGCGGTTTTCTGGTTGGCGGTCTGCTGCTTCGGCAGTACGCCGAAACAGGCAACGTCGACGCCAAGCGCTTTATCGTCCGGCGGATTTTCCGCATCTGGCCCGCGTATTACGTGTTGATCGCGTTTCATGTGCTGGCCGGGCGTCATCCGTGGAATACGTTTCTGATCCAGAACCTGACCCATCTGCAGAACTATCTGGGCACCTCGATTACCCAGACCTGGAGCCTCGCGGTCGAAGAACACTTTTATCTCGTGCTGCCTGCGCTGCTGTTGTTGTTCGCGCGCTGGCGCCTTGGCGCGTGGACGATCGTCGGCGTGCTCACGGGAATCTGTGCGGTGGTGCTCACCGCGCGTTGCTTCGCGGTGGCGGGCGGCAACCTGGAAGGGGCATTCGCGTATACGCAATACCGCATCGACAGTTTGCTGGTCGGCGTGATTCTGTCCGCGATCTACTGGATGAAACCGGGCGTCTATCATCAGCTCGCAAAGCGCAAGTGGCTGCTGATCGCCAGCGTCGTCCTGCTGTGCGCGTGGCTCGGCCTTGCGACGAAACACATCGCGCTCGACGAAAGCATCGGTTACACGATTCAGGCGCTTGGTTTCGCCGCGCTGATCGTGTTCGTGCTGGAGTATTCGGGATCGTTCAGGACGTCGTGGGTGTATCGCGGGATTGCGTGGATCGGCCTCTATTCGTACGGCATTTACCTGTGGCATTCGCTTGCGCTTGCGCCGGGCGACCTGGTGATCCGCAAAGCAACGGCCATGGGTCTTGCACCGAGCCTGATCTGGATCGTGGCGCTCATCGCACAGTTCGCTTTCGCGATTGCGATCGGCTACGTGACAACGCGTGCGATCGAATATCCGTTCCTGCTGATGCGCAACGCGCTGTTCCCGGCAAAGCGCAACAGTTCGGTGCGCCAGGAGGTGCCTGTTGCAGGCGGCCAGTTGTCCTGA
- a CDS encoding oligosaccharide flippase family protein has product MRAIRLPALSIATSFGASAATWVLLQQFAVRGLVAVKFLAIGRMLGPAAIGSVSVALLAVAIAEALSDTGLAQAVIQGEHPPSRSQLGAVWTTLTARGVLISLLLVALAPLLSTQFHLNGSLVLIQLAALLPLLRGLASPTYYLVQRERRFQHIAGVEVGAALVDCSAGLALAYFGAGAASVLLGLVAGESLKSILTWATMKPRPPIRAVWSGIGHYVGFSRWIWASSVINLLLNQFDKVVVGKLLGPAQLGGYQMSSRLAQMLLADAAIAMSQYLFPTFAARHRRSPQAASRLIKIYLLVIAIGLAGFVEILRLIAEPLFSLILGAAWLSAVPLFRILVINMAIGALIAVLVAYLRAVGDAKATVHASLIQVVVLLVSVPVAVHWWGVTGIAWSMTLGLGCAAGWMLFRTLTARTS; this is encoded by the coding sequence TTGCGGGCGATCAGGCTTCCGGCGCTCTCGATAGCGACCAGCTTCGGCGCGAGCGCGGCGACGTGGGTGCTATTGCAGCAGTTCGCCGTGCGTGGACTCGTAGCAGTCAAGTTTCTGGCGATTGGCCGGATGCTCGGGCCGGCGGCAATCGGCAGCGTGAGCGTGGCTTTGCTCGCGGTGGCGATTGCCGAGGCGTTGTCGGACACGGGTCTCGCGCAAGCAGTCATTCAGGGCGAACATCCGCCGTCGCGCTCGCAACTCGGCGCGGTGTGGACGACGCTGACCGCGCGGGGCGTGCTCATCTCGCTGCTGCTGGTCGCGCTCGCGCCATTGTTGAGCACCCAGTTTCATCTGAACGGTTCGCTGGTGCTGATCCAGCTTGCCGCGCTGCTGCCGCTGTTACGCGGACTCGCATCGCCCACTTACTACCTTGTGCAGCGCGAGCGGCGCTTCCAGCATATTGCCGGCGTCGAGGTCGGGGCGGCGTTGGTCGATTGTTCGGCCGGACTGGCGCTCGCGTATTTCGGCGCCGGTGCGGCCTCGGTGCTGCTCGGTCTCGTGGCCGGCGAAAGCCTGAAAAGCATCCTCACCTGGGCGACGATGAAACCGCGCCCGCCGATCCGCGCCGTATGGTCGGGCATCGGCCACTACGTCGGCTTCAGCCGCTGGATCTGGGCGAGCAGCGTGATCAATCTCCTGCTCAATCAGTTCGACAAGGTCGTGGTCGGCAAACTGCTCGGCCCGGCGCAACTGGGCGGCTATCAGATGTCGTCGCGGCTCGCGCAGATGCTGCTCGCCGACGCCGCCATCGCCATGTCGCAATACCTCTTCCCCACTTTCGCGGCACGTCATCGCCGGAGTCCGCAGGCAGCGTCGCGGCTGATCAAGATCTATCTGCTCGTGATCGCGATCGGGCTGGCGGGGTTCGTCGAGATCCTGAGGTTGATCGCCGAGCCGCTCTTTTCGCTGATTCTCGGCGCGGCCTGGTTGTCCGCGGTGCCGCTGTTCAGAATTCTGGTGATCAACATGGCGATCGGCGCGTTGATTGCCGTGCTGGTCGCGTATCTGCGCGCGGTGGGCGACGCGAAGGCGACGGTGCATGCGTCGCTGATCCAGGTCGTCGTGCTGCTGGTCAGCGTGCCGGTGGCGGTTCATTGGTGGGGTGTGACGGGTATTGCCTGGTCCATGACGCTCGGTCTTGGCTGCGCCGCTGGGTGGATGCTGTTCAGAACGCTGACTGCAAGGACTTCGTGA
- a CDS encoding FAD-dependent oxidoreductase has translation MFIDTRTVQHNTAIETTVGIIGGGVAGITLALEMSRAGIDTCMLESGGFGPDDETRDLYRGENVGLPYSFADGSRSRYFGGSSNCWGGWCRPLDPWDFEKRDWIPYSGWPFGFEELAPYYARTHELLKLGPQTFDPAYWEREIGRHDVRRIPLATGDMRDTVAQFSPPVRFGKAYRDELSRSARVRVFLYANVQNIDADAQGTSVSRLQVATISGRKMTVTARIFVLATGGIENARLLLASNNVQAAGLGNANDLVGRYFMDHPRMMSGKVRFRPGNARNKLYDIKYHYQNAAVSAHGTKISSQFAPKQELMEREKLLNSRVWLYSRWYGEGTAGSEALIHCKEALLQKDQPGRSLKTDVATMIAHPLHTVGYGLTRLLQWPALITDVTLQAIVEAVPDPDSRVTLSADNRDRFGMPRVKVEWRLGEQVQRTFDKTFALLAQELQMAGIADVELDAPLEGRRWPAKLEGTWHHMGTTRMHDSPREGVVDRDCKVHGMSNFYVAGSSVFPTVGANFPTITIAALALRLAGHLVRQLDVPDIVGNTRGDAANSSLTSIQALQPQVETLPIAASTLTPLMKEQ, from the coding sequence ATGTTCATCGATACTCGCACGGTTCAACACAACACGGCCATTGAAACGACGGTCGGCATCATCGGCGGCGGTGTCGCCGGCATTACGCTTGCGCTGGAGATGTCGAGGGCGGGGATCGACACCTGCATGCTCGAGAGCGGGGGCTTCGGGCCTGATGACGAAACCCGCGACCTCTATCGCGGCGAGAATGTCGGGCTTCCCTATTCGTTCGCGGACGGCTCGCGCAGCCGCTATTTCGGCGGCAGCAGCAATTGCTGGGGCGGCTGGTGCCGGCCGCTCGATCCGTGGGACTTCGAGAAGCGCGACTGGATCCCGTACAGCGGCTGGCCGTTCGGTTTCGAAGAACTGGCGCCGTACTACGCGCGTACGCACGAACTGCTGAAGCTCGGCCCGCAGACTTTCGATCCTGCCTACTGGGAACGCGAGATCGGACGCCACGACGTGCGCCGCATACCGCTCGCGACCGGCGACATGCGCGACACCGTCGCGCAGTTCAGCCCGCCGGTGCGTTTCGGCAAGGCCTATCGCGACGAGCTGTCACGCTCGGCGCGGGTGCGCGTGTTTCTGTATGCGAATGTGCAGAACATCGACGCCGACGCTCAGGGCACGTCGGTTTCGCGGCTTCAGGTGGCGACCATTAGTGGACGCAAGATGACGGTGACCGCGCGGATTTTCGTGCTGGCCACAGGCGGCATCGAGAATGCGCGTCTCCTGCTCGCCTCGAACAACGTGCAGGCGGCCGGCCTCGGCAATGCCAACGATCTGGTGGGCCGCTATTTCATGGATCATCCGCGGATGATGTCCGGCAAAGTGCGTTTTCGTCCGGGCAACGCGCGCAATAAGCTGTACGACATCAAGTATCACTATCAGAATGCCGCGGTGTCGGCGCATGGCACGAAGATATCCTCGCAGTTCGCGCCGAAGCAGGAGTTGATGGAGCGCGAGAAGCTGCTGAATTCGCGCGTGTGGCTCTATTCGCGCTGGTACGGTGAGGGAACCGCGGGGTCCGAGGCGCTGATCCACTGCAAGGAAGCGTTGTTGCAAAAGGACCAGCCGGGCCGCAGCCTGAAAACCGATGTGGCGACGATGATCGCGCATCCGCTGCACACCGTGGGCTACGGTTTGACGCGGCTTTTGCAATGGCCGGCGCTGATCACCGACGTGACGTTGCAGGCGATCGTCGAAGCGGTGCCCGATCCGGATAGCCGGGTCACGTTATCGGCCGATAACCGCGACCGGTTCGGCATGCCGCGCGTGAAGGTGGAGTGGCGTCTGGGCGAACAGGTGCAACGCACCTTCGACAAAACGTTCGCGTTGCTCGCGCAGGAGTTGCAGATGGCCGGCATCGCGGACGTCGAACTCGACGCGCCGCTCGAAGGCCGCCGCTGGCCCGCGAAACTGGAGGGCACGTGGCATCACATGGGCACCACGCGCATGCACGATTCGCCACGCGAAGGCGTGGTCGATCGCGATTGCAAGGTGCACGGAATGAGCAATTTTTATGTGGCGGGCAGCTCGGTGTTTCCGACGGTCGGCGCCAACTTTCCGACCATCACGATCGCCGCGCTTGCGCTGCGCCTCGCAGGTCATCTGGTGCGGCAACTCGATGTCCCGGATATCGTCGGCAATACGCGGGGCGACGCCGCCAACAGTTCCCTGACGTCGATTCAGGCGCTGCAGCCGCAGGTCGAAACCCTGCCGATCGCGGCCTCGACGTTGACGCCATTGATGAAGGAGCAGTGA